Below is a genomic region from Henckelia pumila isolate YLH828 chromosome 3, ASM3356847v2, whole genome shotgun sequence.
CAAGTTTCCCGTATGAATAATGGGATGGACAGGCCACCAAGTCCGAAGAACGCCCGGGCCCCTAACACACCTCGGAGGATGGGACCATCTCCCCGACCCGAGCTGCTTGGGAAATTCACTTCTTTCACTCCTCTAAGGATGGGTAAAACTCAGGCTATGCgaatatgtgaagaaaaaaGACTTCTACAGAGACCTCCATGGAGCGAGCAGGGGCCCCGTAGACCAAAGTCTGATAAGTATTGTGACTTTCACAATGAGTATGGGCACAATACTAATGATTGTCGTCAACTGGAGCAGGAAATTGAAAGAATAATACAACAGGAGCCAGGGATGAGGGATAGGTTGGCACAACAAAAAGTAGGATATCCCTCGAATAAAAGGATTCACGAAGGTCCTGATCATTACGCACCAAGACCCCGACCTGGTCCACCCCAGGGAAATTTCCAACGCCCGAACCAAAATCAGCCCGGGAATAACCAGGGACCACCCCCTCCCAAAAAAGGTGTTATCAACATGATATCTGGGGGACCGACTGATGGAGATTCCAATAGGGCAAGGAAGACAAGTAGTCGGAAACTGAGCAACATGGAGATAGCTGACCAGGTGGTTAGAACAGGCCCGACCATTTCCTTTGGCCCGGGTGATTTGAAAGGTTTGTCGGATACTACTCATAATGATGCATTGGTTATTCGAGCTCTGGTCGCTAATTATGACATAGCCCGAATTTTTGTGGATTCGGGAAGCTCGATCAATGTACTGCTCCAAGAAACCATAAACCAGATGGATTTGGGGGAATATAAGGTAGAGCCGGTGGTGACGTCGTTGTTCGGGTTCACGGGTCTGCCATCCGACCTACTGGATTGATCAATTTGCCGCTCACTTTGGGCAAGGATCGTACAAGTAAAACTCGGATTGTCAGCTTTATTATCGTGGATGCACCATCAGCATACAACGTTATCTTGGGAAGACCAGCCATGACTACGTTCATGGCCGTGGCTTCCGCaatatatcaaaaaataaaatttcctgTGGGTAATGAAGTGGGAGAGGTCCAGGGAGATCAAAAGATTTCTCGAAAGTGCTATGTGGAAGAGGTACGGATAGAACAAAAGGCAGTCAAAATCAACCATGATGACCGACCCGGGCCAAGAGATCGGGAACAAGTAAACTTATTGGAAGAAAGCGCCCCTGTTATGGCTGAGGAAGAGTGTGAAGAGATCATAATCTGCCCCCCAACTGGTTCGGTCAAGGTTTCTCGGACGCTAGAACCTATTCTTAAAAAACAGCTGATACAGTGTTTGATGGAGAACAAAGACGCCTTCGCTTGGTCCGTATCCGACCTCTTGGGAGTACGGAGAGAAGTAATGGAGCACAAGTTGAATGTTATACGAGACTACCGCCCTATTATTCAGAAAAAACGACATTTTGGGCCCGAAAAAGACGCTGTGATTCAGGGGCAAGTTGAGGAACTCTTGAAGGCCGGACACATTCAGGAGGTATATTTCCCGACTTGGTTGTCAAATATGGTCTTGGTACCCAAGTCCTCGGGTAAATGGCGCATGTGTGTATACTTCCGTGATCTAAACAAGGCCTGTCCGAAAGATTGCAATCCCTTGCCCCGAATAGACCAGTTGGTGGATTCCACATCTGGGCATGAGTTATTGTGTTTTCTGGACGCTTATCAGGGGTATCATCAAATTTCCCTGGCTAAGCAAGATCAAGATAAGGTGAGTTTTGTCACCTCTACAGGAACTTATTGCTACgtggttatgccttttgggcTCAAGAATGTTGGGGCCACTTATCAAAGACTAATGGACAAAATTTTCAAGCGACAAATAGGCAAAAACATCGAAGTATATGTGAACGATATTTTGGTCAAAACCCGAACAGCTCATCAATTCATTGCCGACCTGACCCAGACATTCCAGACACTACGTGATTATCGATTAAAGTTAAACCCGAGCAAGTGCACATTTGGGGTTCAGACTGGGAAATTTCTGGGATATATGGTCACTAGGAGAGGAATTGAAGCTAACCCGAAAAAAGTTCAAGCCATTATCTCTATGGAGTCGCCCAAAAATATACAGGAGGTACAAAGGCTGTCTGGAAGGATTGCCGCATTGGCTCGCTTCATATCAAGATCAGCAGATAAGAGTTTCCTGTTCTTCAAAGCACTCagaaaaactaaaaattttgaatgggATGAACAGAGTGAGAAATCTTTCCAAGAGTTGAAAAAGTATCTAAAAGAGTTACCGGTGTTGAACAAACCAGTACAGGGAGAAGATCTCTTCGTGTATCTGGCTGTCACACCCCGGGCCGCTAGCTCGGTCCTGGTTCGGAAGGAGGGGGTGAATCATCTGCCGGTCTACTTTGTCAGTCATGCCCTGAAGGGAGCAGAACTCAATTATATGACTCAAGAAAAGTTAGCTCTGGCCCTCGTCATTACAGCTAGAAAATTGAGACCTTACTTCTTATCCCACCCGATCACTGTTCTTACCAATAGTGCCTTGGGAAAAATTGCAGCCAACCCAGATGCATCGGGAAGACTGATCAAGTGGATTACAGAGTTAAGTGAGTACGACAAAAAATTTGAGCCCCGTACTGCCATCAAAGCTCAAGCCCTAGCTGATTTCTTGGCAGAAACTATTCAGTTAAAACAAGAGGACCATTGGAAGATATTTGTAGATGGATCATCTTGTCAAACAGGAATCGGGGTTGGGATTGTGATAATATCACCCTGGGGCGAGGAAACTAACATCTCGATAAGGTTGGATTTCCGAGCATCTAATAATGAAGCAGAATATGAAGCCCTCCTGCTCGGACTAAAGGCTGCTCGAAATCTTGGTATATCCCGAGCTACCCTTTATTCAGACTCACAATTGGCCATACAACAGAGCAAGGGGAATTTTGAAACTAAGAATGAAAAGATGATAAAATATGCTCAAGCATTAGATAAAGCTAAGGAAGAGTTTACCGAGCTCACTATGGAGTTGATCCCGAGAACTGAAAATACGAAAGCTGATCACTTGGCTCGTCTCGCAAGTTTCGTGGGTGAGCCACTCGAGCCCGGACTAAAAGGAAAAGAGCTGGTATCTCAACTTGAAAGTTTGGACGACCTGATAGCAGACGTACCTGAAGGAGATTGGAGGTATGACATCCACAAATATCTGACTAAGGATGAGCTCCCGAACAATAACAAGAAGGCTCGGGAAATTAAAAGGAGAGCTTTGCGTTTTGTGATGGTTGACAAGATACTTTTCAAAAGGTCATTCTCTCAACCTCTGCTCAAGTGTCTTGGCCCGGATGAAGCTAATTATGTTTTGCGAGAGATTCATGAAGGCTGTTGTGGGAATCACTTGGGTAGCATAGCCCTAGCTCGGAAAGCCCTCCTGGCCGGTTTCTTCTGGCCCACTATGAAGAAGGATGCTTCCGTCCTGGTCAATTCATGCTACAATTGTCAGAGGCATGTCAATTTACAGTGGAGGCCTGCGGAGTTTATGAAGGCAGTAGTAGTCGCCTGTCCTTTCGATCAATGGGGAATGGATATTGTCGGGCCATTCCCGGTCAGCACGGGTCAGAGAAAATTCTTATTGGTGGCCGTGGATTATTTCTCAAAGTGGGTCGAGGCCGAGCCATTAGCCAAAATCACAGAAAAAGAAGTCTTGAATTTCTTATGGAAGAATATTGTTTGTCGGTTTGGAATACCGCGCAGGCTCATATCAGACAATGGAAGACAATTTTGTGGCTCTAAGGTCCAAGCTTGGTGTAAACAGATGAAAATTGAACAAATTTTTTCATCTGTTGCTTACCCCCAAGGGAATGGACAAGTGGAGGTTACTAATAGAACTATTGTGCAAACACTCAAGACCAGGTTAGATTCAGCTAAGGGAAAATGGGTGGATGAGCTTCCATCCGTATTATGGTCTTATCAAACTACAACAAGGTCCGGGACGGATGAAACACCATATAATATGGTGTACGGGACGAAGGCAGTCCTTCCTGCTGAGATTGGACAAGAAAGTGCCCGGATCATAGCCTACGGCCCGGATAACAATAAACTGAGGGCCATGGATTTAGATTTGGTGGAAGAAAACCGAGCTAGAGCAGCAGTTTGGTTAACAGCTTATCGTAAAAGAATGACCCGAGCCTATAACAAACGGGTCTACCCTCGGGCCTTTCAAGAGGGGGACTTGGTTATGAGGAAAATTCAACACCATGGGGAGAGAGGAAAACTAGATGCGAAATATGAAGGACCCTTCAAGGTGGTAGGGAAAGCAGGAGTGGCTGCTTATTACTTGGAAAATTCGCaaggaaagaaaggaaaaaggcCGTGGAATGCTCAACATTTGAAGAAATATTATTCCTAAGATCCCAACCAGAGTTAGGACAACCGACCTCATAAAGAGCACGGGGTTGTgagttattttgttattttttgttttaagtTTGATAGTAGTAGTAGTTGAGTTCTTCTGTTATTTCTTAAATCTTTGAGATATGTTTTGTGAATTATCAATGAAAAAATGACATGTTTTGTCAAACAAAATTAAAGCCCGATCAATTCGGCACATACCACGCCATTCATGGTCAAAAACCAAGCCCGATCAACTCGGCAcataccacgccattcgtggtcagaaACCAAGCCCGATCAACTCGGCAcataccacgccattcgtggtcagaaACCAAGCCCGATCAACTCGGCACATACCATGCCATTCGTGGTCAGAAACCAAGCCTGATCAACTCGGCAcataccacgccattcgtggtcagaaACCAAGCCCGATCAACTCGGCAcacaccacgccattcgtggtcaaatcaaaattaaagcccgatcagttcggcatttaccacgccattcgtggtcagaatccaagcccgaccagctcggcactcaccacaccattcgtggtcaaaatccaagcccgaccagctcggcactcaccacgccattcgtggtaaaaattaaagcccgaccagttCGGCACTCACCAAGCCATTCGTGATCaaaattaaagcccgaccagttCGGCACTCACCAAGCCATTCGTGATCAAGATTAAAGCCTGATAAGCTTGGCACACACCACCCCCTTCGaggtcaaaataaaaaattttagcccgATCAGTTGGGCAATCACCACGAACTTTGGGATCCGATTAAAATTTACATTAAATAGAGTATCATAAAGGATTACCAGCTCGGGCATTACTTTTATACTTgacaaaattttgttaacattccagctcgggaattcattcaatacttggcaaaattttgttaaaattcCAGCTCGGGAATTTATTCAATACTTAGCAAAATTTTGTTATCATTCCAGCCCGGGAATTTATTCAATACTtggcaaaattttgttaaaattcCAGCTCGGGAATTTATTCAATACTTAGCAAAATTTTGTTATCATTCCAGCTCGGGAATTTATTCAATACTTGGCcaaattttgttaaaattcCAGCTCGGGAATTTATTCAATACTTAGCAAAATTTTGTTATCATTCCAGCTCgggaattaaaattatattcggCAAAACTCTGAACAATTTATACATCCAACACGGGTCATCCATTCATAATACGAAATAAATTAAAAACCAAAAAGAAGACCGAGCAGGGTCTAGAAATGGAACTTGTTCGGAACATTGTTTTCaacattaaaagaaaaaaaacactaAGGAGCAGCATCCTCCTTTTGCTCGGGCTCTTTTTCCTCCTGGTCAGCCTCCTCCCATTCGGATCTCCCCTCCTCGTCAGGCAAGTCATCTAAGGCTTTGGCTGAGTCAAGGGAGGAAAAAGGATGTTCAGCCTCAGAATATCCTTCAGCCCTGATCTGGGCCAAACATCCCTTGAAGCCATCTTCAAAGAATGCCACATTCTTCTCAGCACAAAGGTCGGCAAAATCAGAGGAATTGATAAAATCCTCCTTCCTTTTTGACCATCCGACCTCGAACTCTTTATCCTTGGTAGCCAGAACAGCCTCGAGCTTGGTAATACGCTTCTTGGCCTCATCCCACCCGTCTTGAGCTGTCTCAATATCCGACCTCATATCATACACTTCCTGGTCATGAGCAGCTTTGATATCACGAATCTGTCCAGTCAATGCAGCTATCCGCTTCACCAAGGCATCTTGATTCAAAGAATGGTCAGCACGGGCCTTATAGGCGCGGGCAGTAATCTCCCCCGACCAGACGACAACCTAGAAAGAGAAATATAGTGTATCATTCATAGGAAAAATGATAAAAGTAATTTTTCAAGTTTATAATTAACCCAAAAATTACCTGCATGAGGGCCAAGGCCAGAGACTCCTCAGCCTCTTTATCTGGTACCGCCCAAACTATCTCTAGGTCCTCTGTAGAGACCATGTGCTGCATAATATTCAAGCTCCCGGATTGGTCCGATCGGGCAAGAAGGAGACTCTCGGGCTATAGGGGTGGTCGGGATCACCTCGTTCCATATGCTCAGGAAGGGACCCAAGATCAATATAAGCTTTCTCTTTCCCCTTCCCGGAGGCAGCGATGTTAGCCCGAGAAAGGGGCTCAGTCTTGCTCAGGGTTTCATCTCCTCGGACTTTCTTAGAAGTCTTCTTGAGTTCCAGCTCGGGAATACGAGGGTCGGATTCAGTGACAGATTCCGCAGAGGCCTCaggtttctttcttttcaacctCTTGGCCGCGGCTCGGAAATCGGCTGGCATCTCTGCTTGAGCTATCCGGTCGTctgaaaaaaatgtatatatatacatatatatataacatggttaaaaaaaaaagggaggagaataaataaataaggggTGCATGGGAGAGTAAAGTAACGAATGATTAAATGGTTAAGTATTCCTACCTAAATCACCTTGGACTTCTATTCCTTTTCTACAGAAGCCATATGTGCATAAGAGATAATCCTTGATCAAACTCTCGATATTGAAGATTTTAACAGAAAGGGTGGCCAAGAAGTTGGTGAAATTGTGGCTGGGCTGAgcaggaggatcaggagaaaTAAAATTCATAGCCTAGTTTGAACGGCATAGCCAGGGCTGCTCGGGCTCGGGTCGGACAAAGAAATATCTATTATTCCAACCTTTGTGGGAGCTTGGTTTCCCTTTTAGAAATTGGTATTCAGAACGGAGGGAAATATAAAACCTGCCCGGGGCGGTTTTCTTAATTTGAAGAAATTTGGTGAAGTTTCCTATGTCTAAGGGGACTCGGAAAAAACAGAATAAAACTCCTAAAGATAATATCGAGCCAAAAGAGTTAGGAGTAAGCTGGCTCGGACATATACAAAAATATTGACACAGGGCCAAAATGATGTTCGGGATGGGGAACCTCAGGCCCATTTTCACTTGATCTAGGCTAAAGCTTAGGTATCCTTCAGGAGGCCTATGAGCCCGGTCCCTACAACGCGGGAGCAATAAGTCATAAGTATTAGGCATTCCTGACCTGTCCCTAATAGTTGGGCCTATGTCTGGACTAAGGTGGGAGGCTAGGATTTGGAACCAATGTTTTCCTTTCGATCTTAGTCGGGCCTCATCAGTCTTGAGGGCGTGAAGCCTTCGCATCTTGGCATCCCGAGTCTCGGCGGGACTCGGGTCGGCATCTGACCCTGAAGAGGCAGAATGCTCGGATGCCTCGTGAGGGAGAGGAGATTCGATAAAAGCAACTATTTCCCGGACAGTATTTTCGTCCGGGGAAGacatcttaatttaatatttaaaacaaagaAACTTACAGAAGAAGTTGATTGATCGAAAAGTATAAAAGAGGAGCTCGATGGTTGACCGATCAGAAATGAAACGGGAATAGTGGCTCGGGTCGGGGTACCTCACGGAATTTTGACAGAGTAACGCCCACGCTATAAAGGTGAAAAATGAAGTTTTTTTAccgccctatttataggaggaTTGAATTGATCTTGACCGTCTGATGACAATCTTGATCAGCGGTCCGGGGTGAGCCGCGTCACTCAGGGAATCTCTCGGAAATTGTACCGTCGCGAGATCTCTGCCGTCCAGAGAAAGCACACGACAAGGATCAAGATCCGGACCGTTCACAGAAGACGCATTGTGGTATATTACACTACACACAGGGTATATGGGGCTCGGGTCCGGTCAGAGGAATATATGGTCTAAATTTCATACTTCTTTAGACCAGTAGGGGGAAGTACTATTGATGTCCCTAAAAAATATACGGGTCtaacccgacccgagcccaataatccatatttttggaaataCACTTTGGGGCCCATTTagtcttattttatgagaagccTAGTCTGAAATGACCCTGGTAGGAAATAAGATCGTAGTCATGAATACATGGGCTTGAACCCTAACTGGTATGGTTGGAGCTCGACCCGAGCCCAAGAAGGGTCCAATATCTTGAACCTTCCACTAATCTCGAGCACATAAAGATCATCAACAGATAAGGATAATATCTTATGAAtccaatatttgatattatcttCAAATTGATATTAGAATCCTACTTGGTCAGGGCTCTTACCCGAGTAGAGTCCTGCTCTAACACATGTTCTACCTTGACAAGGTAACCTACCCCTCCAaacccctataaatacaggtatggttCATGATTTATTCATTCATCTCTTATATTCACTTCTTGCTCACACACTCACGCACGCATATTCTCTTGTTCTTCCTTATAGTCACGCTCTTTTACTttcgagcactgacttaggcatcggagggatcacgccgaaaacactttcggcgcccccTAACTTGGCTTTTGTCTGTGCAGTGCACGTGAGACCTGACCCGACCCGTTTTTTGGAGGATTTGGAGATCCGCTCTACCAGACCAAACCCGGAGgaaaaaatcgacatcatcaaATTATTTTACTTATGAAGTAAAATATTGTGCTACAGTGTGTACGTACCCATCACTAGTTGATCTAAATGAGAATACAATACTCAAAACATAAGTACGTACGGACAAAACCCATTACATTACACATTTTTTTGCAATTAATTTTGAGTAACGCatatttttatatgttccggGTTGGTTTTGTGACGATGACGGCCGGAATGTTTTTAGCTTACTTTGACACAATATTACAAAGGAATATTTCGAATCAAAATATTATGTACgtactaaaataattattcatgaTCATAAAATAAGAGCTTGACATGCGGTGCTCTTTTCTCACTAGAAACTTGTCTTTTGCGATTTCCTGATGAACCCCGTAGTGTTACCGCATGACACTCTCTGGCTAGACGATGGTCACCAATGGCTTCTCCTACTCCTCCTGGAGTCGGAAACTTCAGTTTCATATGATATGTCGATCTGATGGCTTGGAATATATTGAGACTTGGTCGTCCCAATATCACATGGTATGCAGATGAAGACTAAACTACAAGGAATTTCACCATCTTAGTAGACCATTTGGGGTAAGAACCCAAGGAAAGAGGAAGCATTACTTCGCCCAAAGCTTCAACTATTTCTCCGAAAAATCCGACTAGTGGAGTGTTGACTGGAGTTAACTGTGCATTATTAATACCCAATTTGATGAATGcatcatgaaaaattatgtcgGCCGAACTTCCTGAATCCACTAGAATTTTCTTTACCCAAAAATTAGAGATTGTGGCTGAGATGATTAAAGCATCATTATGGGTACCCCGTGGGTTCTCCAGATCTTTGTCACTGAATGATAATCCATCTTGGATGGTTCCAATTTCATATATCGACAAGGATGTGGGGCTAGATAAATTGTTGGTTCCTTTTGCTGCCCGTAGAAGGGCTTTTCTTGCATTGTTTGAGTCGCCACAAGCAGGCCCCCCAGTGATTACG
It encodes:
- the LOC140888517 gene encoding uncharacterized protein, which codes for MADANEVNEEINQLITAAVERAMAARAETNPPPPPPGQNAQLEEIRKLKEEVELLKKKQSGYLATPVRNIPFSPEILESELPKNFKFPHIGEYDGKGDPDEHLSRFENAALLHRYSNPIKCRVFLNTLIGPAQQWFNLLRQGDIKEFKDFSKAFLHHFASSKKHPTTTLSLFAIKQQGQEDLRVYVRRFSALALEVPTATTDLLISAFTQGLATGDFLKSLIKKPSSTYDEVLARAEKYVNLEEVQVSRMNNGMDRPPSPKNARAPNTPRRMGPSPRPELLGKFTSFTPLRMGKTQAMRICEEKRLLQRPPWSEQGPRRPKSDKYCDFHNEYGHNTNDCRQLEQEIERIIQQEPGMRDRLAQQKVGYPSNKRIHEGPDHYAPRPRPGPPQGNFQRPNQNQPGNNQGPPPPKKGVINMISGGPTDGDSNRARKTSSRKLSNMEIADQVVRTGPTISFGPGDLKGLSDTTHNDALVIRALVANYDIARIFVDSGSSINVLLQETINQMDLGEYKVEPVVTSLFGFTGLPSDLLD